In Maridesulfovibrio sp., the following proteins share a genomic window:
- a CDS encoding formate dehydrogenase accessory protein FdhE yields the protein MNFDYSSAKVQLEKKVAELREKPFLPEELVNLISNVAAIQLEAQQHSSPEIPQDLAPADQNIQGRPLLERADFTYDYKQACELIHQLAELLGKEEGPISESTAFITASIKSGELDLKQAFKAYLETDDDFFLGWADKMPEAPRTLSFLVQSALTPSIKTVAAALAGKLPEIKADTTKRPDSAELDFELEQPAPRNHGHCPICGSVPFMHTLHHKQGFRYASCSFCHTEYRVRRLACAYCDENHADKLKFFTVEEAPGYRVDVCDSCKTYMKTTDFREIAKISIPALNDLESLPLDFVAVKEGYNRGTLSVWGF from the coding sequence ATGAATTTTGATTACAGCAGTGCCAAAGTGCAACTGGAGAAAAAAGTAGCTGAACTGCGGGAAAAACCTTTTCTCCCTGAAGAACTTGTCAATTTAATATCTAATGTAGCTGCAATCCAGCTGGAAGCGCAGCAGCACTCTTCGCCAGAAATACCTCAAGACCTGGCCCCGGCAGACCAGAATATTCAGGGACGCCCCCTCCTTGAACGTGCAGATTTCACATATGATTACAAACAGGCCTGTGAGCTTATTCACCAATTGGCTGAACTGCTCGGTAAAGAAGAAGGCCCTATCTCCGAATCTACTGCCTTTATCACCGCAAGCATCAAATCCGGTGAACTTGATCTTAAACAGGCATTCAAAGCCTACCTTGAAACTGACGACGATTTTTTTCTCGGCTGGGCAGACAAAATGCCGGAAGCTCCGCGCACACTGAGCTTTCTTGTCCAGTCTGCACTGACTCCCTCCATTAAAACAGTCGCAGCGGCTCTGGCCGGTAAGCTTCCTGAAATCAAAGCCGACACCACCAAACGTCCAGATAGCGCTGAACTTGATTTCGAGTTGGAGCAACCCGCCCCGCGCAACCACGGCCACTGTCCCATATGCGGGTCCGTACCGTTCATGCACACCCTGCACCACAAACAGGGATTCCGCTACGCCAGCTGTTCATTCTGCCACACCGAGTACAGGGTGCGCAGGCTGGCATGTGCCTACTGTGATGAAAACCACGCTGACAAGCTCAAATTTTTCACCGTTGAGGAAGCACCAGGATACCGGGTGGATGTTTGCGATTCCTGTAAGACATACATGAAGACCACAGATTTTCGGGAAATTGCTAAAATATCTATCCCGGCATTGAATGACCTTGAATCTTTGCCGCTTGATTTTGTTGCTGTTAAAGAAGGATACAACCGGGGCACACTCTCCGTATGGGGATTCTAA
- the moaA gene encoding GTP 3',8-cyclase MoaA: protein MVLTDKIGRTVSYLRLSVTDRCNLRCMYCVTKDFQFIPHPNILRYEEMLRLVNIAATMNISKLRLTGGEPFARKGFMNFISTVMDKHPQLDLRITTNGTLIEDLIPELKKIGVSRLNISLDTLDRETFKEVTGRDHLDDVLATISACLSAGIRIKVNAVAMKGINDKELGDFIHFAKENPIDMRFIEFMPMGDETKSDNMLWTADEILEQSREFARLIKIKVRPENHGPARMFAIEGGKGRLGLISPVSSHFCATCNRLRITSDGQLRTCLFSDKTYGLRDILRNPDLGDDDLKKVIAEATMDKPLGYHLLEQRSGSEGVCETQMSAIGG, encoded by the coding sequence ATGGTACTTACCGACAAGATAGGGCGCACAGTCAGCTATCTGCGGCTTAGCGTCACAGACCGCTGTAACCTGCGCTGCATGTACTGCGTTACTAAGGATTTCCAGTTCATTCCGCACCCGAACATCCTGCGCTATGAGGAAATGCTCAGGCTGGTGAATATCGCTGCAACAATGAATATCTCCAAGCTTCGGCTCACCGGGGGAGAACCCTTTGCCCGCAAAGGATTTATGAATTTCATCAGCACGGTTATGGATAAACACCCCCAGTTGGACCTGCGCATAACCACTAACGGAACACTCATTGAAGATCTGATCCCGGAACTCAAAAAAATCGGTGTCAGCAGGCTGAATATATCTCTGGATACTCTTGACCGCGAAACTTTCAAAGAAGTGACCGGGCGTGATCATCTAGATGATGTGCTGGCTACAATTTCTGCCTGTCTCTCAGCGGGAATCCGAATAAAAGTGAATGCTGTCGCCATGAAGGGTATTAATGACAAAGAGTTGGGTGATTTCATCCACTTTGCCAAGGAAAACCCCATTGATATGCGCTTCATTGAATTCATGCCCATGGGAGATGAAACCAAGTCCGACAATATGCTCTGGACAGCAGACGAAATTCTCGAACAATCCCGGGAGTTCGCTAGACTTATAAAAATTAAGGTCAGACCTGAGAATCATGGACCGGCCCGCATGTTCGCAATTGAAGGCGGTAAGGGCAGACTGGGACTTATATCACCGGTCAGTTCTCATTTTTGTGCTACCTGCAACAGGCTGCGCATAACTTCTGACGGCCAGTTACGCACCTGTCTTTTCTCAGACAAAACTTACGGTCTGCGTGATATCCTGAGGAATCCAGATCTTGGTGACGATGATTTGAAAAAAGTCATTGCCGAAGCCACCATGGACAAGCCACTGGGATACCATCTCTTAGAACAAAGATCAGGAAGTGAAGGCGTATGCGAAACACAGATGTCGGCCATAGGCGGGTAG
- a CDS encoding transposase, protein MRNTDVGHRRVVHSGPASTISRNELLQRLTSSEEEARNFLLHKAMGDRKPFCPRCREHKLYNLSGNRYRCSSCKYTFQDFSGRWINNGGLSCREWVRLIQMFAEDNTAHAISLDLELSYNATYKAITALRFAILAQAIDAQQLLSSETGLHKHLKNKKLTGVPSKKSTGAIPVFGIMEKNGWVFIDLMQNITAESVFHFNHNFHLKLVRHGSIIHTDRYQKYDSLILCGEDSLPLDYIRKYPDVTPHIETSGGEFWQFARQRFKRYKGISPHRFPLYLKELEFRFNNRKKDIFDILTGYICKIVPDVD, encoded by the coding sequence ATGCGAAACACAGATGTCGGCCATAGGCGGGTAGTCCATTCCGGACCGGCTTCTACCATAAGCAGAAACGAACTGCTGCAGCGACTGACATCCTCCGAAGAGGAAGCCAGAAATTTTCTGCTGCACAAAGCTATGGGAGACCGCAAACCTTTCTGTCCCCGCTGCCGGGAGCACAAGCTGTACAACCTAAGCGGGAACCGCTACCGCTGCTCTTCATGCAAGTACACCTTTCAGGATTTCAGCGGGCGCTGGATCAACAATGGCGGCCTCTCCTGCCGCGAATGGGTGCGCCTTATCCAGATGTTTGCTGAAGATAACACAGCGCACGCTATCTCTCTGGATCTTGAACTATCATACAACGCCACCTACAAAGCCATTACCGCCCTGCGCTTCGCAATTCTTGCGCAGGCCATTGATGCGCAGCAGTTATTGAGTTCGGAAACCGGGCTGCATAAGCATCTAAAGAACAAAAAGCTGACCGGCGTTCCGTCCAAAAAATCCACCGGAGCAATCCCGGTATTCGGAATTATGGAAAAAAACGGGTGGGTGTTCATTGACTTGATGCAGAACATTACTGCGGAATCAGTCTTTCATTTCAACCACAACTTTCATCTCAAACTGGTCAGGCACGGCTCTATAATTCACACTGACCGCTACCAGAAGTACGATTCGCTTATTCTCTGCGGGGAGGATTCACTTCCGCTGGATTATATCCGCAAATACCCGGACGTAACTCCGCATATTGAGACCTCAGGTGGTGAGTTCTGGCAATTCGCCCGCCAGCGTTTCAAACGATACAAAGGCATATCCCCGCACCGCTTTCCATTATATTTGAAAGAGCTGGAATTCAGGTTTAACAACCGGAAAAAAGATATATTTGATATTTTGACAGGATATATCTGCAAGATTGTTCCAGATGTTGATTAG
- a CDS encoding sensor domain-containing diguanylate cyclase, with the protein MSIRMKLIMAVTAILAGTFVLLSLLNYNVSRQKIQEDIVSSALPLTRDNIYSEIQSGLMRPIFVSSLMANDTFLQDWASEEEPDIKAIKRYLAEIKDKYGFFSAFFVSTQTGNYYIPDGVLKKVSRQDEHDAWFYDFIESDEKYALDVDTNEAADNFLTIFINHRVKDRNGKLLGVTGVGLNMDKVAKLLASFSKKYSKEIYLVDLFGVVQVHSKVDLIENVNIKYVPGLKDIAGQILVPNSEPEIFNFSRNGEKEYLTTRYIPEFEWVLVVQQSEEKALAAARDNLVRTLIAGGGATLLVIILTVLTINHFQLRLERQAGTDTLTGIANRRTFERHFDDAMLLFQRNGTKFSLILLDIDDFKQINDSCGHVKGDSIIKEISSTISSAIRDNDFCARWGGDEFIVLVDGEAGAALSVAENIRSSVCSSHKCSLGSTETETICVTVSCGVAEFENGDSLDSLAQRADKAMYESKMQGKDKVIAG; encoded by the coding sequence ATGTCTATACGTATGAAATTGATAATGGCGGTAACAGCTATTCTTGCCGGTACTTTTGTGTTGTTGAGTCTGCTGAACTACAATGTTTCACGGCAGAAAATTCAAGAAGATATTGTTTCTTCCGCCTTACCCCTGACCCGCGATAACATATATTCCGAAATTCAATCCGGGCTCATGCGCCCTATATTTGTTTCATCCCTAATGGCAAATGATACTTTCCTTCAAGATTGGGCCAGTGAAGAAGAACCGGATATAAAAGCGATCAAAAGATATTTAGCTGAAATTAAAGATAAGTACGGATTTTTCAGTGCCTTTTTTGTTTCCACCCAAACTGGAAATTATTACATTCCGGATGGTGTACTGAAGAAAGTTTCCAGGCAGGACGAGCATGATGCATGGTTTTATGATTTCATAGAGTCTGATGAGAAGTATGCTCTTGATGTTGATACTAACGAAGCCGCAGATAATTTTCTGACAATTTTTATTAACCATCGGGTTAAAGACCGGAATGGAAAGCTGCTTGGTGTTACCGGTGTCGGCCTGAATATGGACAAGGTTGCTAAACTTCTGGCCAGTTTTTCAAAAAAATATTCCAAGGAAATATACCTTGTTGATCTTTTCGGGGTTGTGCAGGTTCATAGTAAAGTAGATCTGATTGAAAATGTAAATATCAAATACGTACCCGGATTAAAAGATATCGCTGGGCAAATACTGGTCCCGAACAGTGAACCGGAAATTTTTAATTTTTCACGAAATGGCGAAAAAGAATACCTGACGACCCGTTATATACCAGAATTTGAATGGGTTCTGGTCGTACAACAGAGTGAAGAAAAGGCACTTGCAGCCGCTCGTGACAACCTTGTCCGTACTTTAATAGCCGGTGGTGGGGCAACTCTGCTTGTTATTATTTTAACTGTTTTGACAATCAATCATTTTCAATTGCGCTTGGAAAGACAGGCTGGAACAGATACGCTGACAGGAATTGCTAACAGGCGGACGTTTGAGCGTCATTTCGATGATGCTATGCTTCTTTTCCAGCGCAACGGAACAAAGTTTTCACTTATCCTGCTTGATATTGACGACTTCAAGCAAATTAACGACTCATGCGGTCACGTAAAAGGTGACTCCATTATTAAAGAAATTTCTTCCACAATCAGCAGTGCTATTCGTGATAATGATTTCTGTGCTCGCTGGGGCGGGGATGAATTTATTGTGCTGGTAGACGGCGAGGCTGGAGCTGCACTTAGTGTAGCTGAAAATATCCGCTCTTCTGTTTGTAGCAGCCACAAATGCAGCCTTGGTTCCACCGAAACTGAAACGATCTGTGTTACCGTAAGTTGCGGTGTAGCTGAGTTCGAAAATGGTGATTCGCTTGATTCACTAGCACAAAGGGCAGATAAGGCTATGTACGAGTCCAAAATGCAGGGCAAGGATAAGGTTATCGCCGGGTAA